The following coding sequences are from one Humulus lupulus chromosome X, drHumLupu1.1, whole genome shotgun sequence window:
- the LOC133806517 gene encoding uncharacterized protein LOC133806517, which produces MEMFREGGSTSRPPMLEGVNYPYWKTKMRAFLRAVDERVWMAVEDGWKCPTVVEDKVVKPKQMSLWTTEEMKRANFNSKAMHALFNAVSTNQLKVIANCEIAKEAWEKLKIKNEGTDAVKKSRLRALEKAFENLSMEEEETVAEFHAKLCDISNESYALGKTYSNAKLVRKVLGVLPRKFMSKVTSIEEMRNVEELDLDELIGSLQNYEMSLTRWKKGKRQKDPEKEKDDISLAFVHKEEKKLISDASEGFTDETLALLTKNYAKFLKKNYKKNFPGGKENGLRRNFGGNNKQTQQFGDKKNRGIQCRECDGFGHIQAECASTLKKKKALAATWSDSDEEKSSTSSDKSDEEKQVVAFVAKSHQSMCSEEDENSSSTDEDSDGRQHAYEEMFAQWEYMAKQIKGLTSAKQQLESEKDGLEDTVKKLTK; this is translated from the coding sequence ATGGAGATGTTCAGAGAAGGAGGTTCTACATCTcgacccccaatgcttgaaggggtaaATTATCCTTACTGGAAGACAAAAATGCGTGCATTCTTGAGAGCTGTTGATGAACGGGTGTGGATGGCTGTTGAAGATGGATGGAAGTGTCCAACCGTTGTTGAAGATAAGGTTGTTAAGCCTAAACAAATGAGTCTATGGACTACAGAAGAGATGAAAAGGGCCAATTTTAATTCAAAGGCTATGCATGCTCTCTTTAATGCAGTCTCTACAAATCAGCTGAAAGTCATAGCCAACTGTGAAATTGCCAAAGAAGCTTGGGAGAAACTGAAAATAAAGAATGAAGGAACTGATGCTGTAAAGAAGTCCAGACTGAGGGCTTTGGAAAAAGCATTTGAAAATCTGTCTATGGAGGAGGAAGAAACTGTAGCGGAGTTCCATGCCAAATTGTGCGATATCTCAAATGAATCTTATGCACTTGGAAAGACTTATTCAAACGCGAAACTGGTTCGCAAGGTGCTTGGAGTTCTGCCTCGGAAGTTCATGTCAAAGGTTACATCTATAGAAGAAATGAGAAATGTCGAGGAACTTGATCTTGATGAGTTAATTGGGTCATTGCAGAACTATGAAATGAGCCTCACCCGGTGGAAGAAAGGCAAGAGGCAGAAAGATcccgaaaaagaaaaagatgatatTAGTCTTGCATTTGTGCATAAGGAGGAAAAAAAGTTGATCTCAGATGCATCTGAGGGTTTCACTGATGAGACTTTAGCGCTGCTGACCAAGAATTATGCAAAATTCTTGAAGAAGAATTACAAGAAAAACTTTCCAGGAGGAAAAGAGAATGGTCTCAGAAGAAACTTTGGTGGAAACAATAAGCAAACTCAGCAGTTTGGTGACAAGAAAAACAGGGGAATACAGTGCCGAGAATGTGACGGATTTGGACATATTCAAGCTGAGTGTGCCAGCACTCTTAAGAAGAAGAAAGCCTTAGCAGCTACATGGAGTGATAGTGATGAAGAAAAGAGCTCCACTTCAAGTGACAAGTCTGATGAAGAGAAACAGGTGGTGGCTTTTGTGGCAAAGAGTCATCAATCAATGTGTTCAGAGGAAGATGAAAACTCAAGCTCAACAGATGAGGACAGCGACGGGAGACAGCATGCATATGAGGAGATGTTCGCTCAATGGGAGTATATGGCTAAACAAATCAAAGGTCTCACTAGTGCCAAACAACAACTTGAATCTGAGAAGGATGGGTTGGAGGACACTGTTAAAAAGCTCACAAAATAG